One window from the genome of Haladaptatus paucihalophilus DX253 encodes:
- a CDS encoding transcriptional regulator FilR1 domain-containing protein, giving the protein MSQFRCLCSVYNPVLFHAYRGLLELGIESEAILDRPTALKAASNTGTRYAVQSERYSHYHPFVLEESQTLGIGIYDDRKVAVAAYNEAGSGKHIAMIVSSNKRLVKWGTNLYESYRADACPATEVDLNRR; this is encoded by the coding sequence ATCAGCCAGTTTCGATGCCTCTGTTCCGTGTACAATCCCGTTCTCTTCCACGCATATCGTGGGTTGCTCGAACTCGGTATCGAGTCAGAGGCAATCCTTGATCGGCCGACAGCGCTGAAAGCGGCTAGCAACACAGGTACCCGATACGCTGTCCAGAGTGAACGATACAGTCACTACCACCCTTTCGTGCTGGAGGAGTCTCAGACACTCGGAATCGGAATCTATGACGATCGGAAAGTCGCTGTTGCAGCGTACAACGAGGCTGGCAGTGGAAAGCACATTGCGATGATCGTGAGTTCGAATAAGAGGCTGGTCAAATGGGGAACGAATTTGTACGAATCCTATCGTGCAGACGCGTGTCCTGCTACCGAAGTTGATCTAAATAGGAGATAG
- a CDS encoding outer membrane protein assembly factor BamB family protein, protein MAGENAHNTSRLDAIIGSKIDDVSWSESIDSQFASPIVTTPNHALVSTQSKLIGFDKADDKIAFSHPLPGGMAAAPAVTNTHILVPRDTFGEGFDSEIDLQRPTLYALDRKTKQPAWEHALDGNYLASVAVADDIYVQSDRESYRLTADGTIVWRQTFDQSFDWRKTLSYLRPVIGPDGVYIGHRDALVKIDRASGDVRWTRSMEKTVFPPVIASDTTVVASTSDATVGVSPGDGQVRWRVSKPPVWAPAISETIAVVSTNKELLGINPATGEQQWRADQSLSTCPPVIAGDTVFTAPGGTTLTAINAETGRHIDSRGTDRQVTWITPDSSGLLTRQSATDGALLEQYSLR, encoded by the coding sequence ATGGCCGGTGAGAACGCACACAACACATCCCGACTCGACGCCATAATAGGTTCCAAAATCGACGACGTCTCCTGGAGCGAATCCATCGACTCGCAGTTCGCCAGCCCCATCGTCACAACCCCAAACCATGCCCTCGTGAGCACCCAGTCGAAACTCATCGGATTCGACAAAGCCGATGATAAGATTGCGTTTTCACACCCACTCCCCGGCGGCATGGCCGCCGCCCCAGCAGTAACCAACACCCACATCCTCGTCCCAAGAGACACGTTTGGAGAAGGCTTCGACTCGGAGATCGACCTGCAAAGACCAACACTGTACGCTCTCGACCGCAAAACCAAGCAGCCGGCGTGGGAACACGCACTTGACGGAAACTACCTCGCTTCGGTCGCTGTCGCTGATGACATCTACGTCCAATCAGACCGCGAATCGTACCGCCTCACAGCAGATGGAACCATCGTGTGGCGCCAGACCTTCGACCAATCATTTGACTGGCGGAAAACCCTCTCGTACCTCCGCCCAGTAATCGGCCCAGACGGAGTCTACATCGGGCACCGCGACGCACTCGTCAAAATTGACCGTGCCTCGGGCGATGTACGCTGGACGCGCTCGATGGAGAAGACGGTGTTCCCCCCTGTGATTGCTAGTGATACCACGGTCGTCGCCTCAACGAGCGATGCGACCGTCGGCGTTAGCCCCGGCGATGGCCAGGTTCGATGGCGAGTCAGCAAGCCACCTGTGTGGGCACCTGCAATCAGCGAGACCATCGCTGTCGTATCGACCAACAAGGAACTGCTCGGAATCAATCCCGCAACCGGTGAACAACAGTGGCGCGCAGACCAGTCACTGAGTACGTGCCCGCCGGTCATCGCGGGCGATACGGTGTTCACAGCCCCAGGTGGGACGACACTGACCGCTATCAACGCTGAGACCGGAAGACACATCGACTCGCGCGGAACTGACAGGCAAGTCACTTGGATCACGCCGGATTCCAGTGGCTTGCTCACACGGCAGTCAGCAACTGACGGGGCTCTTCTGGAACAGTATTCACTACGGTGA